The proteins below come from a single Alligator mississippiensis isolate rAllMis1 chromosome 2, rAllMis1, whole genome shotgun sequence genomic window:
- the LOC132248289 gene encoding nectin-3-like, whose protein sequence is MEWAPRQRMSAGPELALALLLSHFCCSVLVRPVVDPYVTAVWGKNVTLKCMIDMNETIIQVSWEKIYDKSAQTIVVHHPEYGVSVQRKYHGRVLSRSSSPIDATISLHNVSFYDKGKYICKVTTFPLGNTQSLTIVTVLVEPTVNFTKGPNSLIDDGKWAVAAICTAATGKPAANISWEGDFGKMEYNSISFPNRRLTVISQYKIIPTKFARGRRITCIVKHPALNKEIRYSHVLDIRYAPEVSITGYDGNWVFGGKIVQLKCNVNSNLPPIKVTWTRLDEQWPAGLVSVSDTLYFCGPLAYEYIGTYICRVTNSIGQRSDQQTIHILDPSIITIQSSTVPWYSLTNNITSLASALTLTAMQEGNWGTIIGSVMGGAFFLIFVSILVGVICYERRRTFRGNYVIEDHTLSTDIEEESQVDVSRSADD, encoded by the coding sequence ATGGAGTGGGCACCGAGGCAGCGAATGTCCGCCGGGCCAGAACTCGCTCTggcgctgctcctctctcatttctgctgcagtgtaTTAGTTAGACCTGTTGTTGATCCGTacgtaacagcagtttgggggaagaatgtcacattaaaatgtatgattgacatgaatgaaaccataatacaagtttcatgggaaaaaatatatgataaaagtgcacaaactattgttgtgcatcatcccgaatatggggtctctgttcaaagaaaataccatGGGAGGGTGTTGTCTAGAAGTTCTTCGCCCATTGATGCAACGATTAGTTtgcataatgtgagtttctatgataaaggaaagtatatatgcaaagtaactacattcccattgggaaatacacaatcgttaacaattgtaactgtacttgttgagcccactgtaaattttaccaaggggccaaattctctaatagatgatggaaagtgggcagtggcagccatttgtacagcagccactgggaaacccgcaGCAAATATAAGCtgggaaggagactttggtaaaatggaatataattcaatttcctttccaaatagaaggTTAACAGTTATAAGccaatataagatcattcccactaaatttgcgaggggaaggcgtataacttgtattgtgaaacatccagctttaaacaaagaaataagatactctcacgtactagacatccGATATGCCCCTGAAGTATCAATAACTGGTTATGATGGAAATTGGGTTTTCGGTGGAAAAATTGTTCAGCTTAAGTGCAATGTTAATTCCAATCTGCCACCTATAAAAGTCACCTGGACCAGGCTAGATGAACAGTGGCCTGCGGGTTTAGTATCCGTGAGTGATACGCTATATTTCTGTGGCCCATTAGCCTACGAATACATTGGAACCTATATTTGTAGGGTAACAAATTCCATTGGTCAAAGAAGCGATCAACAAACTATCCATATATTAGATCCTTCTATTATTACTATACAATCATCCACGGTTCCATGGTATTCTTTAACTAATAACATTACAAGTTTGGCATCAGCCTTAACCTTAACAGCAATGCAGGAAGGCAATTGGGGTACCATTATCGGTAGTGTAATGGGTGGAGCTTTCTTTCTAATATTTGTAAGCATTTTAGTTGGGGTTATCTGTTACGAAAGAAGGCGAACGTTCCGTGGCAACTATGTCATTGAGGACCACACTCTGTCGACTGACATAGAGGAAGAGTCTCAAGTAGATGTTTCCCGGTCAGCTGATGATTAA